The window GGTGATGGTGCCGCCGGTGCCGACGCCCGACACGAGGATGTCGATCTTGCCGTCGGTGTCGTTCCAGATCTCGGGGCCGGTCGTCGCCTCGTGGATCGCGGGGTTCGCGGGGTTGGTGAATTGCTGCAGCAGCACGTACTTGTCCGGCGCCGACGCGGCGATCTCCTCCGCTTTCGCGATCGCGCCGTTCATGCCCTTCGCGCCTTCGGTGAGGACGAGCTTGGCGCCGTAGGCGACCAGCAGCTTGCGCCGCTCGACGCTCATCGTGTCGGGCATCGTCAACGTGATGGGGATGCCGCGGGCGGCGGCGACGAAGGCCAGCGCGATGCCGGTGTTGCCGCTGGTCGGTTCGACGATCTCCTTGCCGGGGCCCAGCAGGCCGCGCTTCTCGGCGTCCCAGATCATCGCGGCGCCGATGCGGCACTTCACGGAATAGGCGGGGTTGCGGCCTTCGATCTTGCCCAGCACCGTGGCGGCGGCGCCGTCGGTGATGCGGTTGAGTCTCACCAGCGGCGTCTTGCCGATGGATTCTGCATTATCTTTGTACCAGTTCGACATGGAATGGCTCCTTGGTGCGGGAATTGGAGAATAGCAGGCGGCGGGGCCCGGCGCGCTGCCTCATTCTTCGCCGGGGCCGTTGCCGGCCGGGATGATGCAGTTGCGCAGCGCCGCTTCGGTGAGGGTGGGTGAGCACATCTCGATGAAGCGGTAGGCGAAGCCGCGCAGGTAGTGCCCGCGCCGCACCGCGATGCGCGTGGTGTTGGCGGGGAAGAGGTGGCGGCTGTCGAGCTGGCGCAGTTCGCCCTCGCGCCCGGGCTGGAAGGCCATCGACGCGACGATGCCGATGCCCAGCCCGAGTTCGACGTAGGTCTTGATGACGTCCGCGTCCATCGCCGACATCGCGACGTCGGGCGCGAGGCCCGCAGCGGCGAAGGCGCGGTCGATGATGGAGCGCCCGGTGAAGCCTTCGTGGTAGGTGATCAACGGGTATTCGGCGATGGCCTCCAGCGTGAGCGGCTGCACCGCTTCCAGCGGATGGCCGGCCGGCACGATCACCGAGTGGTGCCACGAGTAGTAGGGGAAGGACGCGAGCTCGGCGACGTCCGCGAGCGCTTCGGTGGCGATGCCGAGGTCGGCCTGGCCGTCGAGCAGCATCGACACGATCTCCTCCGGGCTGCCCTGGTGCAGCTTGAGGTGTACTTTCGGATACAGCTTCTTGAACTCGGTCACGACCTTGGGCAGCGCGTAACGCGCCTGCGTGTGCGTGGTCACGACGGTCAGGCGGCCCTCGTCGCGGTTGCTGTACTGCTCGGCCAGGCGCTTGATGTTGCCCGCGTCGAGCAGCATGCGCTCGACCATCACGACGAGTTCGCGGCCCGGGTCGGTGAGGCCCAGCAGGCGCTTGCCCTTGCGCACGAAGAGCTCGACGCCGAGCTCGTCCTCGAGGTCCTTGATGTGCTTGGAGACGCCCGACTGCGACGTGAACAGGGCGTTGGCGACCTCGGTGAGGTTGAAGTTGCGCCGCACCGTCTCGCGGATGATGCGTAGCTGCTGGAAGTTCATGCGCGTGCTCCGATGGCGTCGTTGCGCTGGAAGACTTTGAGGCGCGAGGGTAGCAGACGCACGGTCTGCCCTTCGGCGAGGGCGAGTTCGGCGACGCGCTGGCGCGTCAGTTCGACTTCGAAATGCTGGCCCGTGGCGGCGTTGAGGCCGTCGAGCTCGACGCGCGCGGTGACGCCGAAGGCGAGGATGCGCGTGATGCGCGCGGCGACGCCGGCGTCCGCGTACTCCTCGGGCACCAGGTCGAGCTCGTGCGGGCGCGCGAAGGCGATCACTTCCGCGCCGGCCTCGAACTCCCGCTGCGCATGCGGGAGCAGGTCCTCACCCACCAGCAGGTGGGCGCCGTCGACGCGCCCGTGGAAGAAGTTCACCGCGCCGAGGAAGCCGTACACGAAGGGGGTAGCGGGGTGGCGATACACCTCTTCGGGGGTGCCGACCTGTTCGACCCGGCCGCGATCCATCAGCACGACGCGATCGGCCACCTCCAGCGCCTCCTCCTGGTCGTGCGTGACGAAGATCGACGTGATGTGCAGCTCGTCGTGCAGCTTGCGCAGCCAGCGGCGCAGTTCCTTGCGCACCTTGGCGTCGAGCGCGCCGAAGGGTTCGTCGAGGAGCAGCACGCGCGGCTCGACCGCGAGCGCGCGGGCGAGCGCGATGCGCTGGCGCTGGCCGCCGGAAAGCTGCGCGGGGAAGCGGTCGGCGAGCCAATCGAGCTGCACGAGGGCGAGCAGTTCCTCGACCTTGGCGCGGATCGCCTTTTCCGACGGGCGCTGGCTGCGCGGCTTCATGCGCATGCCGAAGGCGACGTTGTCGAACACGCTCATGTGGCGGAACAGCGCGTAGTGCTGGAATACGAAGCCGACCTGGCGTTCGCGCACGTGGGTGCCCGAGGCGTCCTC is drawn from Azoarcus sp. DN11 and contains these coding sequences:
- the cysK gene encoding cysteine synthase A, with the translated sequence MSNWYKDNAESIGKTPLVRLNRITDGAAATVLGKIEGRNPAYSVKCRIGAAMIWDAEKRGLLGPGKEIVEPTSGNTGIALAFVAAARGIPITLTMPDTMSVERRKLLVAYGAKLVLTEGAKGMNGAIAKAEEIAASAPDKYVLLQQFTNPANPAIHEATTGPEIWNDTDGKIDILVSGVGTGGTITGVSRYIKHTRGKAILSVAVEPAASPVITQTRAGEPLKPSPHKIQGLGAGFIPKVLDLSLIDAVETVTNEDAILYARRLAREEGILSGISCGAAVAVAARLAQRPENAGKTIVAILPDSGERYLSTILFDSLFDANGTAI
- a CDS encoding CysB family HTH-type transcriptional regulator, with the protein product MNFQQLRIIRETVRRNFNLTEVANALFTSQSGVSKHIKDLEDELGVELFVRKGKRLLGLTDPGRELVVMVERMLLDAGNIKRLAEQYSNRDEGRLTVVTTHTQARYALPKVVTEFKKLYPKVHLKLHQGSPEEIVSMLLDGQADLGIATEALADVAELASFPYYSWHHSVIVPAGHPLEAVQPLTLEAIAEYPLITYHEGFTGRSIIDRAFAAAGLAPDVAMSAMDADVIKTYVELGLGIGIVASMAFQPGREGELRQLDSRHLFPANTTRIAVRRGHYLRGFAYRFIEMCSPTLTEAALRNCIIPAGNGPGEE
- a CDS encoding sulfate ABC transporter ATP-binding protein translates to MSIQVRDIRKAFGNFVALDNVSLDFPTGELVALLGPSGCGKTTLLRIIAGLEQADSGEVLLDGEDASGTHVRERQVGFVFQHYALFRHMSVFDNVAFGMRMKPRSQRPSEKAIRAKVEELLALVQLDWLADRFPAQLSGGQRQRIALARALAVEPRVLLLDEPFGALDAKVRKELRRWLRKLHDELHITSIFVTHDQEEALEVADRVVLMDRGRVEQVGTPEEVYRHPATPFVYGFLGAVNFFHGRVDGAHLLVGEDLLPHAQREFEAGAEVIAFARPHELDLVPEEYADAGVAARITRILAFGVTARVELDGLNAATGQHFEVELTRQRVAELALAEGQTVRLLPSRLKVFQRNDAIGARA